A genomic window from Ananas comosus cultivar F153 linkage group 22, ASM154086v1, whole genome shotgun sequence includes:
- the LOC109727028 gene encoding serine/arginine-rich splicing factor SR45a-like isoform X2 produces the protein MSQTKEVRYTSQSITPPPRGRSRSRSSSRSRGRSRSRSQDSRNPGNNLYVTGLSTRVTSSDLEKYFSKEGRVQECHVVLDPRTKESRGFAFVTMETVEDAKRCIKYLHRTVLEGRLISVEKVFVCITSSRSQSMPLTVCTFLITRH, from the exons atGTCACAAACAAAAGAAGTGAG gtATACCTCTCAATCTATAACACCTCCTCCGAGGGGGCGCAGTAGATCAAGGTCGTCATCAAGGTCAAGAGGCAGGAGTCGTTCTAG GAGCCAGGATTCAAGAAACCCCGGTAACAACTTGTATGTCACAGGATTGTCCACACGAGTTACTAGCAGTGATCTTGAGAAGTATTTTAGCAAAGAAGGGAGG GTTCAAGAATGCCACGTAGTCTTAGATCCACGAACAAAGGAATCTCGTGGTTTTGCCTTTGTGACAATGGAAACTGTAGAGGATGCGAAACGCTGCATTAAATACCTCCATCGTACTGTGCTTGAAGGTCGCTTGATTTCTGTCGAGAAG GTTTTCGTGTGTATAACTTCATCGAGATCTCAATCCATGCCCTTAACAGTCTGTACCTTCCTCATCACTCGACATTGA
- the LOC109727331 gene encoding bet1-like SNARE 1-1 isoform X1, with protein MNSRREYRSNRAALFDGIEEGGIRASTYSSHEIDEHENDRAIEGLQDRVNILKRLTGDIHEEVDSHNRMLDRMGNDMDASRGILSGTVDRFKMVFEKKSSRRMATIVASFVAVFLLIYYLTK; from the exons ATGAATTCGAGGAG GGAATATCGCAGCAACAGAGCTGCTCTGTTTGATGGAATTGAAGAGGGTGGAATCCGGGCCTCAACCTATTCCTCTCACGAAATTGACGAACATGAGAATGATCGAGCTATCGAAGGATTACAAGATAGAGTCAATATCTTGAAAAGG TTGACAGGTGATATACATGAAGAGGTGGATAGTCATAACCGTATGCTGGACCGAATG GGGAATGATATGGATGCATCAAGAGGAATCCTTTCTGGAACTGTAGACAGATTCAAGATG gttttcgagaaaaaatcAAGTCGCAGAATGGCTACCATCGTGGCATCTTTTGTTGCAGTTTTCTTGCTCATATATTACCTGACCAAGTAA
- the LOC109727023 gene encoding G-type lectin S-receptor-like serine/threonine-protein kinase SD2-2, with translation MAPPLVLSILVLSLLLSSSDSLLITPNSTLLSPNRTFALGFFSLGVVGGGVGASPRWYLGIWYASLPPRTIVWVANRAAPVLSPSPVASLSPSGRLTISSDASVAAAAVWVSDNGLPASDALLLDSGNLVLLSQSGSAVWESFDSPADTWLPGMAMTRQRRIVSWRSPSDPSPGPFSLRLRPPAYGEFELVFDGSVPYWSTGNWTGTQFAGVPEMTVPYIYEFRFAEPFGPEASFSYAVAAEAAAEAGLGPPALSRFVVDPSGRLMQYAWSPQSASWSMFWSRPEVECGVYGVYGRCGSLGVCAAGDRSCQCPPGLRPADPAAWSSGDFSGGCSRAGDPPCSAADGDDDDEFEEMGAADIDGDAEVSIPGVSRSSCEGSCVSNCSCLGLRYDPGSRLCRNLYGNAYNLRNRTDAPILFLRVSASSLRGGSSSNAKKKKQKKTTTMILIGVLCGSLAIFGSLASIVTVIILRRRRRRRRRRGGGLAKAKEDDGTFSNVTVFSYKELYAATRGFSEKLGHGGFGAVFRGELPGATPVAVKRLERGGGEREFRAEVRTIGSVHHVNLVRLRGFCCEGPHRLLVYDLAPLGSLSAHLGAAAAPLSWAARLRIAVGTARGVAYLHEACRDCIIHCDIKPENILLDSDYTPKVSDFGLATLVGRGDPTRAAATSVRGTWGYVAPEWVSGGAAITPKADVYSFGMTLLEILSGRRNAESATFAAWAAGRIAAGDDAAAAAVADPRLAEVGGYDAAEAERLARVAVWCVQDEESARPGMGAVVQMLEGAVAPPPPPPPPRLLRALVASGDSFPRPETSNAASGNDSEVSVGSDSDGPSRVGEDESESRAG, from the coding sequence ATGGCGCCCCCGCTCGTCCTCTCCAtcctcgtcctctccctcctcctctcctcctccgatTCCCTTCTTATAACCCCCAACTCCACCCTCCTCAGCCCTAACCGCACCTTCGCCCTCGGCTTCTTCTCCCTcggcgtcgtcggcggcggcgttgGCGCCTCTCCCCGGTGGTACCTCGGCATCTGGTATGCCTCTCTCCCCCCTCGAACCATCGTCTGGGTCGCCAACCGCGCCGCCCCCGTCCTCTCGCCCTCCCCCGTcgcctccctctccccctccggCCGCCTCACCATCTCCTCCGACGCCTCCGTCGCCGCCGCAGCCGTGTGGGTCTCCGACAATGGCCTCCCCGCCTCCGACGCGCTCCTCCTCGACTCCGGCAACCTCGTCCTGCTCTCCCAGTCGGGATCCGCCGTGTGGGAGAGCTTCGACTCCCCCGCCGACACCTGGCTCCCCGGCATGGCCATGACCCGCCAGAGGCGGATCGTGTCTTGGCGGAGCCCCTCCGACCCCTCCCCGGGACCCTTCTCCCTCCGCCTCCGACCCCCGGCCTACGGCGAGTTCGAGCTCGTCTTCGACGGCTCCGTACCCTACTGGTCCACCGGGAACTGGACGGGGACGCAGTTCGCCGGGGTGCCGGAGATGACGGTGCCCTACATCTACGAGTTCCGCTTCGCGGAGCCGTTCGGGCCCGAGGCGTCGTTCTCGTACGCTGTGGCGGCGGaggccgcggcggaggcggggcTCGGGCCGCCGGCGCTGAGCCGCTTCGTCGTGGACCCCTCCGGCCGCCTGATGCAGTACGCGTGGTCGCCGCAGTCGGCGAGCTGGAGCATGTTCTGGTCGCGCCCCGAGGTCGAATGCGGCGTCTACGGCGTCTACGGCCGATGCGGGAGCCTCGGGGTCTGCGCCGCCGGGGACCGCTCGTGCCAGTGCCCGCCGGGGCTCCGCCCCGCCGATCCCGCGGCGTGGAGCTCCGGCGACTTCTCCGGCGGGTGCTCCCGCGCCGGCGATCCTCCGTGCTCCGCCGCGGACGGCGACGATGATGACGAGTTCGAGGAGATGGGCGCCGCGGATATCGACGGCGACGCCGAGGTGTCGATCCCCGGGGTGAGCCGGAGCTCGTGCGAGGGGTCTTGCGTGAGCAACTGCTCGTGCCTCGGCCTACGCTACGATCCCGGCTCCCGCCTCTGCAGGAACCTGTACGGGAACGCCTACAACCTCCGGAACCGCACGGATGCGCCAATCCTCTTCCTGAGGGTTTCGGCGAGTAGTCTCAGGGGGGGATCGAGCTCGAatgcgaagaagaagaagcagaagaagacgacgacgatgatTCTAATAGGCGTCCTCTGTGGTTCATTGGCCATCTTCGGATCGTTAGCTTCGATCGTCACTGTTATTATTcttcgaagaagaagaagaagaagaagaagaagaggaggaggattagCGAAAGCGAAGGAAGACGACGGAACCTTCTCGAACGTGACGGTGTTCTCGTACAAGGAGCTCTACGCGGCCACACGGGGCTTCTCGGAGAAGCTGGGCCACGGCGGCTTCGGCGCCGTTTTCCGCGGCGAGCTCCCGGGCGCGACCCCGGTGGCCGTGAAGCGGCtggagcgcggcggcggagagcgcGAGTTCCGCGCGGAGGTGCGCACCATCGGGAGCGTGCACCACGTGAACCTGGTGCGCCTCCGCGGCTTCTGCTGCGAGGGCCCGCACCGCCTCCTCGTCTACGACCTCgccccgctcggctccctcagcGCCCAcctcggcgccgccgccgccccgctgAGCTGGGCGGCGCGGCTCAGGATCGCGGTGGGCACGGCGCGGGGCGTGGCGTACCTCCACGAGGCGTGCCGCGACTGCATCATCCACTGCGACATAAAGCCCGAGAACATACTGCTCGACTCCGACTACACCCCCAAGGTTTCGGACTTCGGGCTGGCGACGCTGGTCGGGCGGGGGGACCCGACCCGCGCCGCCGCGACGTCGGTGCGGGGGACGTGGGGTTACGTGGCGCCCGAGTGGGTCTCGGGGGGCGCCGCGATCACCCCCAAGGCCGACGTCTACAGCTTCGGCATGACGCTCCTCGAGATCCTCTCGGGCCGCCGCAACGCCGAGTCGGCGACGTTCGCGGCGTGGGCGGCCGGCCGGATCGCGGCGGGCGAcgacgccgcggcggcggcggtggcggaccCGAGGCTCGCGGAGGTCGGGGGCTAcgacgcggcggaggcggagcggctGGCGCGGGTCGCGGTGTGGTGCGTCCAGGACGAGGAGTCGGCGCGGCCCGGGATGGGCGCGGTGGTGCAGATGCTCGAGGGCGCGGTGGCGcccccgccgcccccgccgccgccgcggctgcTCCGGGCGCTCGTCGCGTCCGGTGACTCGTTCCCGCGCCCGGAGACGAGCAATGCGGCTTCGGGGAATGACTCGGAGGTGTCGGTGGGGAGCGACTCGGATGGGCCGAGTCGGGTCGGTGAGGACGAGTCCGAGTCGCGAGCGGGGTGA
- the LOC109727331 gene encoding bet1-like SNARE 1-1 isoform X2 — protein sequence MNSRSNRAALFDGIEEGGIRASTYSSHEIDEHENDRAIEGLQDRVNILKRLTGDIHEEVDSHNRMLDRMGNDMDASRGILSGTVDRFKMVFEKKSSRRMATIVASFVAVFLLIYYLTK from the exons ATGAATTCGAGGAG CAACAGAGCTGCTCTGTTTGATGGAATTGAAGAGGGTGGAATCCGGGCCTCAACCTATTCCTCTCACGAAATTGACGAACATGAGAATGATCGAGCTATCGAAGGATTACAAGATAGAGTCAATATCTTGAAAAGG TTGACAGGTGATATACATGAAGAGGTGGATAGTCATAACCGTATGCTGGACCGAATG GGGAATGATATGGATGCATCAAGAGGAATCCTTTCTGGAACTGTAGACAGATTCAAGATG gttttcgagaaaaaatcAAGTCGCAGAATGGCTACCATCGTGGCATCTTTTGTTGCAGTTTTCTTGCTCATATATTACCTGACCAAGTAA
- the LOC109727727 gene encoding deoxyhypusine hydroxylase-B, whose translation MGCEGSSFESSPEMERFLCERLLDPTHPISERFRALFSLRNLRGPAPRDALIRGTRDSSNLLAHEAAFALGQMQDAEAIPALVAVLKDLSLHPIVRHEAAEALGAIGLESNIPLLEESLATDPAREVQETCELALRRIKEQNSMTSADSEPPSKSSPFFSVDPAMPSKLNSSIDQLRETLLNEEESMYERYAALFALRNVGEDAAVSAIIASLGAKSALLRHEVAYVLGQLQNKAASDTLSEVLKNMNEHPMVRHEAAEALGSIADSKSIALLEEFAKDPEPIVSQSCEVALSMLEYERSGKSFEYLFLQTPQVQ comes from the exons ATGGGGTGCGAGGGTTCCTCCTTCGAGTCATCGCCGGAGATGGAAAGGTTCCTATGCGAGAGGCTCCTCGATCCCACCCACCCCATCTCCGAGCGCTTCAGAGCCCTCTTCTCCCTCCGCAACCTCCGCGGCCCCGCCCCACGCGATGCTCTCATTCGCG GTACTAGGGATTCTTCAAACTTGCTTGCACATGAGGCTGCATTTGCACTTGGACAAATGCAGGACGCTGAAGCTATTCCTGCTTTAGTGGCTGTTCTCAAAGATCTCTCATTACATCCAATTGTTCGTCATGAG GCAGCTGAAGCCCTTGGAGCGATTGGTTTGGAGAGCAATATTCCACTTCTGGAAGAGAGCTTGGCGACTGATCCTGCTCGAGAGGTGCAAGAAACATGTGAGTTAGCTCTTAGACGTATAAAGGAGCAAAATAGCATGACCAGTGCTGATAGCGAGCCTCCTTCAAAATCGTCACCTTTTTTTTCGGTAGATCCAGCAATGCCTTCTAAACTCAATTCTTCAATTGATCAGCTAAG GGAAACTCTCCTGAATGAGGAAGAGAGCATGTACGAGCGTTATGCAGCTTTGTTTGCACTTAGGAATGTCGGTGAAGATGCAGCTGTTAGTGCTATAATTGCTTCTTTAGGTGCTAAAAGTGCTCTTTTGCGGCATGAG GTTGCATATGTCCTGGGCCAGCTGCAAAATAAAGCTGCTTCTGATACACTCTCGGAGGTCCTTAAGAACATGAATGAGCATCCAATGGTGAGACACGAAGCTGCTGAAGCCCTTGGTTCCATTGCAG ATAGTAAAAGCATAGCACTTCTGGAGGAATTTGCAAAGGATCCTGAGCCCATAGTGTCGCAGAGCTGTGAAGTGGCTCTTAGCATGCTCGAATATGAAAGATCTGGCAAGTCCTTCGAG TACCTCTTTTTGCAGACTCCTCAAGTGCAATAG
- the LOC109727139 gene encoding zinc finger protein GIS-like, whose protein sequence is MADLADKKESKGSTEDDRDSPNGDGSDDDDDDDDDTASAKGQFYNCTFCKRGFSTAQALGGHMNIHRKERARTTTTTTTMSRSNSTAAAAAYVVSESVEGSGSSTGGYYYSPSSQSVRAYSAHSQRPRELCLFGSGDLSLGLGLHGGDDELS, encoded by the exons ATGGCCGATCTAGCCGACAAGAAGGAATCGAAGGGATCGACCGAAGATGATCGAGACTCCCCGAACGGAGACGgcagcgacgacgacgacgacgacgacgacgacacgGCTTCCGCCAAGGGCCAGTTCTACAACTGCACCTTCTGCAAGAGAGGCTTCTCGACCGCGCAAGCGCTCGGTGGGCACATGAACATACACCGCAAAGAACGCGCgcggacgacgacgacgacgacaacgatgTCGAGGTCAAAcagcactgctgctgctgctgcttacGTTGTCTCCGAATCAGTCGAGGGATCGGGGAGTAGTACTGGTGGGTATTACTATTCGCCTTCTTCACAGTCGGTTAGGGCTTACTCCGCGCACTCGCAGAGGCCGCGAGAGCTTTGTCTCTTCGGCAGTGGCGATTTGAGCTTGGGTTTGGGGTTGCATGGTGGTGATG ATGAACTTTCGTAG
- the LOC109727024 gene encoding calmodulin-binding receptor-like cytoplasmic kinase 2 isoform X1: MPRRFSGDQKPHSAAEKRISGDRRPISAAARTPERWNAAASQAGGNPPECRRSPAISFLRSIGSCFTNPEPHSPPARSPPTPLGGAHGSSPGKRSGMGIYGGGCGDSPRCFGSSSFTMAEILKATKSFSPALKIGQGGFGTVYKGTLDDGTLVAIKRAKKSMYDSCVNGEFQSEIKIMARVEHQNLVRLYGYLEYGDERIIVVEYVPNGTLREHLDGFNGNYLDLAARLDIAIDVAHAVTYLHMYTDHPIIHRDIKASNILLTETLRAKVADFGFARLGAGETGETHVVTQIKGTAGYLDPEYLKTYQLTEKSDVFSFGVLLVELISGRRPIEPKREFKERITAKWAMKKFTEGDMIDTLDPNLPTNQATYLALENVFELAFECLAPTRQSRPSMRRCAEILWNIRKDYRDPLLSDPQLKTTAAGSGIVDQ; the protein is encoded by the exons ATGCCGCGGCGCTTCTCCGGCGACCAGAAACCCCACTCCGCCGCAGAGAAACGCATCTCCGGCGACCGGAGaccgatctccgccgccgcgagAACGCCGGAGAGATGGAACGCCGCCGCCTCGCAGGCCGGCGGGAACCCGCCGGAGTGTCGCCGGAGCCCGGCGATCTCATTCCTCAGATCGATCGGATCGTGTTTCACCAACCCCGAACCCCATTCGCCTCCGGCTAGGTCTCCTC CGACGCCGTTGGGTGGCGCTCACGGGAGTAGCCCGGGGAAGCGATCGGGCATGGGGATCTACGGCGGCGGATGCGGCGATTCCCCGAGGTGCTTCGGGAGCTCGAGCTTCACAATGGCGGAGATCCTCAAGGCGACGAAGAGCTTCTCCCCTGCTTTGAAGATCGGGCAAGGTGGATTCGGCACCGTCTACAAGGGGACTCTCGACGATGGCACCCTCGTTGCGATCAAACGCGCCAAAAAG AGTATGTACGATAGTTGTGTTAATGGGGAGTTCCAAAGCGAGATTAAGATAATGGCACGCGTGGAGCATCAGAATTTGGTTAGGCTCTATGGATATTTGGAGTATGGTGATGAGAGGATTATTGTGGTGGAGTACGTTCCAAATGGGACTTTAAGAGAACATCTAGATG GCTTCAACGGAAACTATCTTGATCTGGCTGCCCGACTGGACATCGCAATTGACGTTGCTCATGCTGTCACATATCTTCATATGTACACAG ATCATCCAATTATCCACCGAGATATCAAAGCCTCCAACATTCTTCTTACTGAAACTCTCCGAGCAAAAGTTGCTGATTTTGGATTTGCCCGGCTGGGTGCCGGTGAGACCGGAGAAACGCATGTTGTGACTCAAATTAAAGGGACTGCCGGATATTTGGATCCTGAATATCTGAAAACCTATCAGCTCACGGAGAAGAGCGATGTCTTCTCCTTTGGTGTACTACTAGTGGAATTGATATCTGGGAGACGCCCGATAGAGCCTAAGCGGGAATTCAAAGAAAGGATAACAGCGAAATGG GCAATGAAGAAGTTTACCGAAGGGGACATGATCGACACTTTAGACCCAAATCTCCCAACCAATCAGGCAACCTATCTTGCATTGGAGAACGTATTCGAGCTAGCATTCGAATGCTTAGCTCCGACAAGGCAGAGCAGGCCGAGTATGAGAAGGTGCGCGGAGATTCTATGGAACATCCGGAAGGATTACAGGGATCCTTTGCTTTCAGATCCTCAGCTAAAAACTACAGCGGCTGGGTCTGGGATTGTAGACCAATAG
- the LOC109727028 gene encoding serine/arginine-rich splicing factor SR45a-like isoform X1 has translation MSQTKEVRYTSQSITPPPRGRSRSRSSSRSRGRSRSRSQDSRNPGNNLYVTGLSTRVTSSDLEKYFSKEGRVQECHVVLDPRTKESRGFAFVTMETVEDAKRCIKYLHRTVLEGRLISVEKAKRKRGRTPTPGKYCGLRGRARRRSRSYSPYRPREKERSRERGRRDRSRSRDRHDRSRSRDRQRSRRDRSVSPRT, from the exons atGTCACAAACAAAAGAAGTGAG gtATACCTCTCAATCTATAACACCTCCTCCGAGGGGGCGCAGTAGATCAAGGTCGTCATCAAGGTCAAGAGGCAGGAGTCGTTCTAG GAGCCAGGATTCAAGAAACCCCGGTAACAACTTGTATGTCACAGGATTGTCCACACGAGTTACTAGCAGTGATCTTGAGAAGTATTTTAGCAAAGAAGGGAGG GTTCAAGAATGCCACGTAGTCTTAGATCCACGAACAAAGGAATCTCGTGGTTTTGCCTTTGTGACAATGGAAACTGTAGAGGATGCGAAACGCTGCATTAAATACCTCCATCGTACTGTGCTTGAAGGTCGCTTGATTTCTGTCGAGAAG GCAAAAAGAAAACGTGGGAGGACACCAACTCCTGGAAAATATTGTGGTTTGAGAG GTCGTGCTCGTAGACGGTCGCGCAGCTACTCGCCTTACCGGCCTAGGGAAAAGGAGCGGTCTCGGGAAAGGGGCCGGCGGGACCGTTCCCGCTCGAGGGACCGGCACGACCGTTCCCGCTCGAGGGACCGGCAAAGAAGCCGCAGGGATCGGTCCGTGTCGCCGAGGACCTAG
- the LOC109727024 gene encoding calmodulin-binding receptor-like cytoplasmic kinase 2 isoform X2: MPRRFSGDQKPHSAAEKRISGDRRPIFAAARTPERWNAAAPPAGGNPPERRRSPAISFLRSIGSCFTNPEPHSPPARSPPTPLGGAHGSSPGKRSGMGIYGGGCGDSPRCFGSSSFTMAEILKATKSFSPALKIGQGGFGTVYKGTLDDGTLVAIKRAKKSMYDSCVNGEFQSEIKIMARVEHQNLVRLYGYLEYGDERIIVVEYVPNGTLREHLDGFNGNYLDLAARLDIAIDVAHAVTYLHMYTDHPIIHRDIKASNILLTETLRAKVADFGFARLGAGETGETHVVTQIKGTAGYLDPEYLKTYQLTEKSDVFSFGVLLVELISGRRPIEPKREFKERITAKWAMKKFTEGDMIDTLDPNLPTNQATYLALENVFELAFECLAPTRQSRPSMRRCAEILWNIRKDYRDPLLSDPQLKTTAAGSGIVDQ; the protein is encoded by the exons ATGCCGCGGCGCTTCTCCGGCGACCAGAAACCCCACTCCGCCGCAGAGAAACGCATCTCCGGCGACCGGAGACCGATCTTCGCCGCCGCGAGAACGCCGGAGAGATGGAACGCCGCCGCCCCGCCGGCCGGCGGGAACCCGCCGGAGCGTCGCCGGAGCCCGGCGATTTCATTCCTCAGATCGATCGGATCGTGTTTCACCAACCCCGAACCCCATTCGCCTCCGGCTAGGTCTCCTC CGACGCCGTTGGGTGGCGCTCACGGGAGTAGCCCGGGGAAGCGATCGGGCATGGGGATCTACGGCGGCGGATGCGGCGATTCCCCGAGGTGCTTCGGGAGCTCGAGCTTCACAATGGCGGAGATCCTCAAGGCGACGAAGAGCTTCTCCCCTGCTTTGAAGATCGGGCAAGGTGGATTCGGCACCGTCTACAAGGGGACTCTCGACGATGGCACCCTCGTTGCGATCAAACGCGCCAAAAAG AGTATGTACGATAGTTGTGTTAATGGGGAGTTCCAAAGCGAGATTAAGATAATGGCACGCGTGGAGCATCAGAATTTGGTTAGGCTCTATGGATATTTGGAGTATGGTGATGAGAGGATTATTGTGGTGGAGTACGTTCCAAATGGGACTTTAAGAGAACATCTAGATG GCTTCAACGGAAACTATCTTGATCTGGCTGCCCGACTGGACATCGCAATTGACGTTGCTCATGCTGTCACATATCTTCATATGTACACAG ATCATCCAATTATCCACCGAGATATCAAAGCCTCCAACATTCTTCTTACTGAAACTCTCCGAGCAAAAGTTGCTGATTTTGGATTTGCCCGGCTGGGTGCCGGTGAGACCGGAGAAACGCATGTTGTGACTCAAATTAAAGGGACTGCCGGATATTTGGATCCTGAATATCTGAAAACCTATCAGCTCACGGAGAAGAGCGATGTCTTCTCCTTTGGTGTACTACTAGTGGAATTGATATCTGGGAGACGCCCGATAGAGCCTAAGCGGGAATTCAAAGAAAGGATAACAGCGAAATGG GCAATGAAGAAGTTTACCGAAGGGGACATGATCGACACTTTAGACCCAAATCTCCCAACCAATCAGGCAACCTATCTTGCATTGGAGAACGTATTCGAGCTAGCATTCGAATGCTTAGCTCCGACAAGGCAGAGCAGGCCGAGTATGAGAAGGTGCGCGGAGATTCTATGGAACATCCGGAAGGATTACAGGGATCCTTTGCTTTCAGATCCTCAGCTAAAAACTACAGCGGCTGGGTCTGGGATTGTAGACCAATAG